The Desulfatiglans anilini DSM 4660 genome contains a region encoding:
- a CDS encoding SIS domain-containing protein: MKGFENIEKGSLSHSGRNGGKITPDYLGGDAFLSDLYRQVKDLTLSIPFSRIFLETEKQGVLAQWVCRLSRVICTEGQRCSDLMGRLNTDDMDMMVRRIEWLRDISWCLEKELLRNVANVKYLLNTIENPSFQTIRFYKNLNTVLNSIDRLEVRGRDSAGISFMIYLQSEDFLELKRWIGEMDGSREFEKRTSGDVLRNGDITIGSPSADLIGVAFTYKVAAEVGRLGDNVRSLRESIRNDRILQQIAPFEHRHCSISSHTRWASVGSITEPNCHPVDSRTTGPNSCQHRIIHACLNGDIDNYQELLKSYQNQIHPELTTDTKIIPLQVHKYIQAGHDVAEAFRRTVNDFEGSHAIAMHTDLAPGTVFLAQKGGGQSLFVGIGEECIMPASEVYGFVEETAQYYRMQGQKEGQICVIRQEADNEWPSVVDFFHYEGTPVTVTESRLRTTKIRSRDIDRQHFPHYFLKEIFESPSSVERTLANRWRILEEPGKLYGIAPVKEVIPPSLKEGMRQKQIRRIFFIGQGTAGVAAQACAEITDHYLLPLGLQVCSYKSSELSGFRMEETTGECGMSDTCVVAVTQSGTTTDTILAVDMARSRGACTLAIVNRRDSEICFKVDGVLYTSSGRDIEMSVASTKAFYSQIIAGALLGLALAEIGDCRDRTFISEEIKRLIEIPEHMQTILKMAPKIEASARRLAASRTYWAAVGSGPNKASADEIRIKLSELCYKTISSDYVEDKKHIDLSSEPLIFVCTAGTNGKVIGDIIKDTAIFRAHNALPIVIANEGEDRFEPYAEDIFHVPAIKQHLSPIVNTLVGHLWGYYAALTINDISNLLFDFRESLRNRIEAYSAKGLDVYEILLEDTFREEIIKFYHQFRALKASKRIPAVIGLRPASDLILLLKYLAGRLPASDFELDFGVKGTATHILNKLFSCLDSCINGLARPIDAIKHQAKTVTVGTSRISEHDRAKGLFFDRLGAQGFDVAQLSNRNVILLRNLQSVISAIKGSILYRIDHLNLLGEPVDETTISVLSKDGALKDIPSRVEQDSRLVGTKKIVVQNGHVLVGKGRRDKRKFVVVPIMSHNRHVPRVIQYLFLMNVAFNKEVPLEKKISALGDKFHQIKNTVQESTVVWNDNMIDSIDIDKLFVESYEMIADLIIRKYNGIRNDKYIKMEADSINPHYYGSLEPSFV, translated from the coding sequence TTGAAAGGTTTTGAAAATATCGAAAAGGGGAGCCTCTCCCACTCAGGCCGGAACGGGGGGAAAATTACTCCGGACTACCTGGGCGGAGACGCATTCCTTTCCGATCTCTACCGGCAGGTGAAGGACTTGACCCTCAGCATCCCCTTCAGTCGAATCTTTCTCGAAACAGAGAAGCAAGGGGTCCTCGCTCAATGGGTCTGTCGTCTTTCGAGGGTCATCTGCACAGAAGGCCAACGCTGTTCCGACCTGATGGGCCGACTCAACACCGATGATATGGACATGATGGTGCGCCGTATCGAATGGCTCCGAGACATTTCCTGGTGTCTCGAAAAGGAACTCCTTCGGAACGTAGCCAATGTAAAATATCTTTTGAACACCATTGAGAATCCGTCATTTCAAACGATTCGATTCTACAAGAATCTCAATACGGTTTTGAACAGCATCGATCGGCTGGAGGTGCGAGGACGGGACTCTGCTGGAATCTCCTTTATGATCTATCTTCAAAGCGAGGATTTTCTTGAGTTGAAACGGTGGATCGGTGAAATGGATGGCAGCAGGGAGTTCGAAAAACGGACTTCCGGCGATGTTCTCAGAAATGGAGACATCACCATCGGCAGCCCTTCAGCGGATCTGATCGGAGTGGCTTTTACTTACAAAGTCGCTGCAGAGGTAGGCAGACTGGGAGACAATGTCAGGTCCCTGAGGGAATCCATCCGAAACGATCGGATCCTCCAGCAGATCGCGCCTTTCGAACATCGGCACTGCTCCATCTCATCCCATACCAGATGGGCGTCCGTTGGATCGATCACGGAACCCAACTGCCATCCGGTCGACAGCCGCACCACCGGCCCGAACAGCTGTCAGCATCGGATCATCCATGCCTGCTTGAACGGTGATATCGATAATTACCAGGAGCTCTTGAAATCCTATCAAAATCAAATACATCCGGAGCTGACGACGGACACCAAGATCATCCCCCTCCAGGTCCACAAATACATTCAGGCCGGCCATGATGTGGCAGAAGCATTTCGCAGGACCGTGAACGATTTTGAAGGGTCCCACGCCATAGCGATGCACACGGACTTGGCGCCGGGGACCGTCTTTTTGGCCCAGAAGGGAGGAGGACAATCCCTCTTTGTCGGCATAGGAGAAGAATGCATCATGCCCGCATCCGAGGTATACGGATTCGTTGAAGAAACCGCGCAATACTATCGCATGCAGGGGCAGAAGGAAGGGCAAATCTGTGTCATTCGTCAAGAAGCGGACAATGAGTGGCCGTCGGTCGTCGATTTCTTTCATTACGAAGGAACCCCTGTGACCGTTACGGAAAGCCGACTCCGAACAACAAAGATACGCTCCAGAGACATTGATCGGCAGCATTTTCCGCACTATTTCCTGAAGGAGATCTTCGAATCTCCCTCCTCGGTCGAGAGAACTCTTGCCAATCGCTGGCGGATTCTCGAAGAGCCGGGGAAATTATATGGAATTGCACCGGTCAAAGAAGTAATCCCGCCCTCTCTGAAGGAGGGAATGCGCCAAAAACAGATCCGCCGCATTTTCTTCATCGGACAGGGCACAGCGGGCGTCGCCGCCCAGGCCTGCGCTGAAATCACGGACCACTATCTCCTTCCTCTAGGCCTGCAGGTCTGCTCTTACAAGTCCAGCGAACTCAGCGGCTTTAGAATGGAAGAAACGACAGGGGAATGCGGGATGTCCGACACCTGCGTGGTAGCCGTCACCCAATCGGGAACGACGACGGACACCATCCTCGCCGTCGATATGGCGAGGAGCAGGGGCGCCTGTACGCTCGCAATCGTCAACCGCAGGGACTCGGAGATCTGCTTCAAGGTGGATGGCGTCCTTTACACGAGCAGCGGGCGTGATATCGAGATGTCCGTTGCTTCCACCAAAGCCTTCTACAGTCAGATCATCGCCGGCGCGCTGCTTGGGCTCGCCCTCGCGGAAATCGGCGATTGCCGGGATCGCACCTTCATCTCTGAGGAGATCAAGCGCTTGATCGAGATCCCCGAGCACATGCAGACCATCCTGAAGATGGCGCCCAAGATCGAGGCCTCGGCACGCCGTCTTGCCGCGAGCAGGACGTATTGGGCCGCCGTCGGAAGCGGGCCCAACAAGGCGTCAGCAGATGAGATCCGAATCAAACTGAGCGAACTCTGTTACAAAACCATCTCATCGGATTACGTCGAAGACAAGAAACACATCGACCTCTCTTCCGAGCCTCTGATCTTTGTCTGCACCGCCGGCACCAACGGCAAGGTCATCGGCGACATCATCAAGGACACCGCCATTTTCAGGGCCCACAACGCCCTGCCGATCGTTATCGCCAACGAAGGGGAGGACCGCTTCGAACCCTATGCCGAGGATATCTTTCATGTGCCGGCGATCAAACAGCACCTGTCCCCCATCGTCAACACCCTCGTCGGCCACCTGTGGGGGTACTACGCAGCCCTGACGATCAACGATATCAGCAACCTGCTCTTTGACTTCAGGGAGAGTCTGCGCAATCGAATCGAAGCCTATTCCGCCAAGGGGCTGGACGTCTATGAAATCCTGCTCGAAGACACCTTCAGGGAGGAGATCATAAAGTTCTACCATCAGTTCCGCGCACTGAAGGCAAGCAAACGGATTCCCGCGGTCATCGGCCTCCGACCGGCCTCCGACCTGATTCTCCTTCTAAAATACCTGGCCGGAAGGCTGCCCGCTTCTGACTTCGAACTGGATTTCGGCGTAAAGGGGACGGCAACCCATATCCTGAACAAACTCTTTTCCTGCCTGGACAGCTGCATTAACGGCCTGGCACGGCCGATCGACGCCATCAAGCACCAGGCCAAGACCGTCACGGTCGGCACCAGCCGAATCAGCGAACACGACAGGGCGAAAGGCCTTTTCTTCGACCGCTTGGGGGCCCAGGGATTCGACGTCGCGCAACTTTCGAACCGCAACGTGATCCTTTTGAGAAATCTGCAGTCGGTGATTTCGGCGATCAAAGGCTCGATCCTCTATCGCATCGATCATCTGAACCTTCTGGGTGAACCCGTCGACGAAACGACGATCAGCGTGCTCAGCAAAGACGGCGCGCTGAAGGATATTCCCTCCCGTGTCGAACAGGACAGTCGTCTTGTGGGGACCAAAAAGATCGTCGTACAAAACGGACACGTTCTCGTTGGTAAAGGCCGTCGAGACAAGCGGAAATTTGTTGTAGTTCCGATCATGTCACACAACCGGCATGTCCCCCGTGTTATTCAATACCTGTTTCTGATGAACGTCGCGTTCAACAAGGAGGTTCCCCTCGAGAAAAAGATCAGTGCGTTGGGGGATAAATTCCATCAGATAAAAAACACTGTACAGGAAAGTACGGTTGTGTGGAACGACAATATGATCGACAGCATTGATATCGACAAACTATTTGTCGAATCATATGAGATGATTGCAGACTTGATCATCAGGAAATACAATGGCATTAGAAATGACAAATATATTAAAATGGAGGCCGATTCGATTAACCCCCACTATTACGGAAGCTTGGAACCATCATTCGTATAA
- a CDS encoding NAD-dependent epimerase — protein MTSKDSRCVLVTGVAGFIGFHLALRLLEQGDTVIGIDNLNEYYDIQIKYDRLKQLTKQSSRFVFHRIDLKDPILLRTVFARQRFDVVVHLAAQAGVRYSLSNPGAYIESNIAGFLNILEACRHQGVPHLVFASSSSVYGANTGMPFSVHQNVDHPVSLYAASKKSNELMAHSYAHLFGLPCTGLRFFTVYGPWGRPDMALFLFTKAILAGEPIRVYNYGRMQRDFTYIDDIIEGVVRVMERPPKGDPAWSGDRPDPGTSYAPFRVYNIGNGQPVPLLAFIAVIEKSLGLEAVKEYLPLQAGDVPATYADISDLQRDFDYLPPTTVEEGVPRFIRWYLDYYGSKQSLQPADEANRATLKPSIRMAAI, from the coding sequence ATGACATCCAAAGATTCAAGATGTGTGCTCGTGACTGGAGTTGCGGGATTTATCGGCTTTCATCTCGCCCTCAGGCTGCTGGAACAAGGTGACACGGTCATCGGAATCGACAATCTGAACGAATACTATGACATTCAAATAAAATACGATCGCCTCAAACAGCTGACCAAGCAATCCTCCCGGTTTGTGTTCCACCGGATCGACCTGAAAGATCCCATCCTCTTGCGGACGGTGTTCGCCCGCCAGCGCTTCGATGTCGTCGTTCACCTCGCAGCTCAGGCAGGGGTGCGATACTCCCTCTCAAACCCCGGCGCCTATATCGAAAGCAACATCGCCGGCTTCCTGAACATCCTCGAAGCCTGTCGTCATCAAGGCGTGCCCCATCTGGTCTTCGCCTCATCGAGCTCGGTATACGGAGCCAACACGGGCATGCCGTTTTCCGTCCACCAGAATGTGGACCACCCCGTCTCCCTTTACGCAGCCAGCAAGAAGTCCAATGAACTGATGGCCCACAGCTATGCCCATCTGTTTGGACTTCCCTGTACGGGGTTGCGGTTTTTCACGGTGTATGGCCCTTGGGGCCGGCCCGACATGGCCCTTTTCCTTTTCACCAAGGCGATTTTGGCCGGAGAGCCCATCCGCGTCTATAACTATGGGAGGATGCAAAGGGATTTCACCTACATCGATGACATCATCGAAGGCGTTGTCAGGGTCATGGAGCGCCCGCCGAAGGGCGATCCGGCCTGGTCAGGCGACAGACCGGACCCGGGTACGAGTTACGCCCCGTTCAGGGTCTACAATATCGGCAATGGCCAACCGGTCCCCCTCCTAGCCTTCATCGCGGTGATCGAAAAGTCGCTCGGTCTGGAGGCCGTCAAGGAGTATCTGCCGCTGCAGGCAGGAGACGTACCCGCCACCTATGCTGACATCAGCGACCTCCAACGCGATTTCGATTATCTGCCCCCTACGACCGTCGAAGAAGGCGTCCCCAGGTTTATTCGATGGTATCTGGATTACTACGGTTCAAAACAGAGCCTCCAGCCAGCCGACGAAGCCAATCGGGCAACCCTGAAACCATCGATTAGAATGGCTGCTATATAA
- a CDS encoding lipopolysaccharide biosynthesis protein: MYNKLKRLFSESSVYTLGNILMRSFSIITMPVFTRCMSTQEYGVLSIVRTVRDLLAVIYEVGTPASSMRFYYDCKTHEERELLFSTLFFLTTSFGICVSLPLLILGAPLWEYFIEDIPFRPYGILTLITVLLAAIGILPRTLFRAEGKAKRFVMLNLAQMTLIVSLSLLFVMVYRMEALGPILGACIASAILYVVYLYYLYPYLRFRFSWTLMKKALLFGLPDSPVRLGNWALKMANQLILQRYVALAMVGVYAVGYAIGSILFELVINGIHWAVLPFYYQTATDENEEEAKKIFAYVTTYNFALILLLALATIMMGKELLFIFGSSRYITALPIVHIIALSSVLQFLFFIPSRSFYLMKKTVYLIPLLLITTTVNIVLCLFLIPHHGIIGAAWATMIAYGLRTVLAWFISQALYPINYQYTRMMKNVIAFGIVIFIWSRLPEISLFFRIIINFALMTLYPLSLFLMKFFEKEEMEHIKWQIYSLFKEFRFIYKNNC, translated from the coding sequence ATGTACAACAAACTAAAAAGGCTCTTTAGCGAATCCTCAGTCTACACCCTCGGCAACATCCTCATGCGCTCCTTCTCGATCATTACGATGCCCGTCTTTACACGGTGCATGTCGACTCAAGAATATGGAGTGCTTTCGATAGTCAGAACTGTCCGCGACCTTCTCGCAGTCATTTACGAAGTCGGTACCCCCGCGTCCTCCATGCGGTTCTACTATGACTGCAAGACGCATGAAGAGCGCGAGTTGCTCTTTTCGACGCTGTTTTTCCTGACCACGAGCTTCGGCATCTGCGTATCTCTTCCGCTTCTTATTCTGGGAGCCCCGCTGTGGGAATATTTCATCGAGGACATCCCCTTTCGTCCCTACGGCATCCTGACACTCATCACGGTCCTCCTAGCGGCCATCGGCATCCTGCCAAGGACCCTGTTCAGAGCGGAGGGGAAGGCCAAGCGCTTCGTGATGCTCAATCTGGCGCAAATGACTCTGATCGTGAGTCTTTCCCTCCTCTTTGTCATGGTATACCGCATGGAGGCGCTGGGCCCCATCCTCGGGGCATGCATTGCATCCGCCATCCTCTATGTCGTTTACCTCTACTATCTCTACCCCTATCTCCGCTTTCGGTTTTCATGGACGCTGATGAAGAAAGCCCTGCTCTTCGGTTTGCCGGACAGCCCTGTAAGGCTCGGGAACTGGGCGCTCAAGATGGCCAATCAACTGATCCTTCAACGTTACGTCGCGCTGGCCATGGTGGGAGTTTACGCAGTAGGCTACGCGATCGGCAGCATCCTTTTCGAACTCGTCATCAACGGCATTCATTGGGCAGTGCTCCCTTTCTACTATCAAACAGCGACAGATGAAAATGAGGAGGAGGCAAAGAAAATATTCGCTTATGTAACTACATACAATTTTGCACTGATTCTCTTGCTTGCTTTAGCAACCATTATGATGGGTAAAGAATTGCTCTTTATATTTGGATCAAGTAGATACATAACCGCCTTACCAATCGTTCATATCATTGCATTATCATCAGTTCTTCAATTTCTTTTTTTTATTCCAAGCAGAAGTTTTTATTTGATGAAAAAAACCGTTTATCTAATTCCATTGCTTTTAATAACAACAACCGTGAATATCGTATTATGTCTATTTCTCATTCCACATCATGGGATCATAGGCGCTGCATGGGCGACTATGATAGCCTATGGATTGCGTACTGTCCTTGCATGGTTCATAAGTCAGGCCTTATACCCCATAAATTATCAATATACGAGAATGATGAAAAATGTCATAGCGTTTGGAATTGTCATTTTTATATGGTCGCGCCTCCCGGAGATAAGCCTTTTTTTTCGCATTATTATTAATTTTGCACTTATGACGCTTTATCCCCTGTCTTTATTTTTGATGAAATTTTTCGAGAAGGAAGAAATGGAACATATCAAATGGCAAATATACAGTCTTTTCAAGGAATTTAGATTTATATATAAAAACAATTGCTAG
- a CDS encoding asparagine synthetase B family protein, with product MSFLCGFTDAQYDLSIPAKKFILDGMTKPLRNHPDQKPFTYVTKDIAIAFFPHRQEPPDTANSKRELESHSILPHLDGKIFNIDDLKEQLGFNDIVQNDYAYHNILKALYIKHGAQYAQYLDGEFRSLIWDSQNKSLLLTTDMLGLKSTYYYSSKNHFIFSSEIKSIIVSRLFVPEISYAGINDFPTFGYVPHPETMFKNIMQIEPGTTIKVQQNQIRKHNYWLFTFKTEDIHSENHYISRFCSLLTNSLKKRTKYNNRICAYLSGGVDSSGICSLLSTRFNVAFKAITMGFTEPSFNEIPYAGLIAKEYAMDWISKTIQPEDIQPLFEKMTYHFDSPFKDSSVFPSYFAAKTAADYSDIVLTGDGPDQLMLGSDQHKNFQLAMHNDNLLKKFTRKIGVKKIFEKMPISTSNDNYLDKIKRKIYSTSIPFEEKFYSNNIISLLLKRHLYTEEFFSIHNAFNPYRNIIFKMEKVRDRSAIEQYLFYDIYFYLHDDLIPKTAGACSSNAITPSFPYLDKYLLIFYQTIPIKYRINNLETKYLMKKAFSGMVPDEILNRRKKGFSIPKDQWYISQLKDFICDILYDNKTLNRNYFDKKNIRNILEMYFSGRSSFYSCSSTLINSLVTLEIWHRIFF from the coding sequence ATGAGCTTTTTATGTGGATTTACGGATGCACAATACGATTTGTCCATACCGGCAAAAAAATTCATTCTAGATGGCATGACAAAACCATTACGGAATCATCCGGACCAAAAGCCATTCACCTATGTCACAAAGGACATCGCCATTGCTTTTTTTCCACATAGACAAGAACCCCCTGATACAGCCAACTCCAAACGTGAACTTGAAAGCCACTCTATCCTTCCACACCTGGATGGAAAAATCTTCAACATCGATGATTTAAAAGAGCAGCTTGGCTTCAACGATATTGTCCAAAACGATTATGCCTATCACAATATACTTAAAGCATTATACATCAAACATGGCGCACAGTATGCGCAGTATTTAGACGGAGAATTTCGAAGTTTAATTTGGGATTCACAAAACAAATCACTTTTGTTGACAACAGATATGCTTGGATTAAAATCAACATATTATTATAGCAGTAAAAATCATTTCATTTTTTCATCTGAAATAAAATCGATCATTGTATCCCGCTTATTTGTGCCAGAAATAAGCTATGCAGGTATCAATGATTTTCCTACATTTGGCTATGTACCGCATCCTGAAACAATGTTCAAAAATATAATGCAAATTGAACCAGGCACAACTATCAAAGTACAACAAAATCAAATTCGGAAGCACAATTACTGGTTATTCACCTTTAAAACGGAGGATATTCATTCTGAAAATCATTATATAAGTAGATTTTGCTCTCTATTGACGAATTCACTTAAAAAAAGAACAAAATATAATAACCGAATATGCGCTTACTTAAGTGGCGGTGTCGATTCCAGCGGTATATGTTCGCTCCTGAGCACGAGATTCAATGTCGCATTCAAGGCGATTACGATGGGATTTACAGAGCCGTCTTTCAATGAAATTCCTTATGCAGGTCTCATTGCAAAAGAATACGCAATGGACTGGATTTCAAAAACCATACAGCCTGAAGATATCCAGCCCCTTTTCGAAAAAATGACTTATCATTTTGACTCCCCGTTTAAAGATTCCTCTGTCTTCCCATCGTATTTTGCCGCAAAAACAGCGGCCGATTATTCCGATATTGTATTGACTGGAGATGGACCTGATCAGTTGATGCTTGGAAGTGATCAACATAAAAATTTCCAACTGGCAATGCATAACGATAATCTATTAAAAAAATTTACAAGAAAAATTGGCGTTAAAAAAATATTTGAAAAAATGCCGATTTCCACCTCAAATGATAATTACTTGGATAAAATAAAAAGAAAAATCTATTCAACGTCGATTCCTTTTGAAGAAAAATTTTACAGCAATAACATTATAAGTTTGCTATTAAAGCGGCATTTATATACAGAAGAATTTTTTTCTATACACAATGCGTTCAATCCATATCGCAATATTATTTTTAAGATGGAAAAAGTCAGGGATCGCTCCGCAATAGAACAATATCTTTTTTATGACATTTATTTTTACTTACATGACGATCTCATACCAAAGACTGCAGGAGCTTGTTCGTCAAACGCCATCACCCCTTCTTTCCCATATCTCGATAAGTATTTGTTGATATTTTATCAAACAATTCCTATTAAATATCGAATTAATAATTTAGAAACAAAATATCTAATGAAGAAGGCATTTTCTGGCATGGTTCCCGATGAAATACTCAACAGGCGGAAGAAAGGTTTTTCAATACCCAAGGACCAGTGGTATATATCTCAGCTGAAAGATTTTATCTGCGACATTCTTTATGACAATAAAACCCTGAACCGCAATTATTTTGATAAAAAAAATATCAGAAATATACTGGAAATGTATTTTTCCGGCCGATCGTCATTTTATTCCTGTTCAAGCACGCTGATAAACTCTTTGGTTACCCTTGAAATCTGGCACCGTATTTTTTTTTAA
- a CDS encoding S8 family serine peptidase, with protein sequence MSYRSKGEHVFWLILSLVTVLLWPGLHLFSSSAAAQGFDEFIVSLQPDHNAKNLDPRALAEGAGGRLKAVMPNRPHLLLIQRHPGILQERFLQALNRFSGFIRVEPNAPVSIPDPAPDAILDGGSMGGGAFAAAIPNDPYLTWGYTDIEADQVAYWRGEGPVVAVIDTGVDYRHPELAGRVIPGYDFHNGDADPMDDHGHGTHVSGIIAAAADNGEGSAGVIDSVRILAYKALGSDGSGSTWNVIQAIYDAADRPEVRVINLSLGTYMGTVIFHDAVDYAVDKGKLLVAAAGNSNSTEANFPAFWSLYSDGVMAVAANDQRDCRASFSNYGEYVTISAPGVSIFSTLPGGGYGSWSGTSMATPFVAAAAARLFAQNPNLTYGEAAEILEAFSDRLQFDGSCWPTLHRNFGNLNLFQALAVCPGDPSDKTPPMVEILSPTSEPSCRSAESPVTIAGRASDDSGIAYVTWQNDRGGSGPAEGGANWSIPAMQLQEGENQITVTAWDTANNQGKAIILIVYEPDPSVLRTIEVQVADRYMDSLEKTYNGMTLPTFGRQYVGAGYINAFHFDRLPIPLGASIVSAKLKMYCWGYGDRSVDLLYQGEAADDASAFSAVSRDLSGRPKTLASIADRPGVWVNGAYNESPDLQSVVQEIVQRPGWREGSGMNLFISDRGSNAYRRVAAFEQDPAQGALLTVTYRMTALPEDDVPPQIHITDPVMLGPLVTHLLQIDVSGTAWDNVGVTRVHWSTDKGVSGLADGTTHWRIDAIPLQEGLNTIVVCADDAAGNETPRLIEVFSEPVPEGEPQTIQVEIGTGSDDAGEKTYNGAVSTIGKTMYIGQGWINGFRFASVPLPPGAVIREAFLQIPCRLYGTNPIRIRYTGEMSAHSDPFTSAPHGLSARPKTMAEVLHEPGAWEQNAYNGSANLCAIVQEIVNAPDWRSGNALALFAEDAGSDRCRMIPCFELDPSLPIILSITFVP encoded by the coding sequence ATGTCTTACCGCAGCAAAGGCGAACATGTTTTTTGGCTGATCCTTTCTCTTGTCACCGTTCTTTTATGGCCCGGACTGCATCTGTTCAGTTCGTCCGCCGCTGCTCAAGGATTCGATGAGTTCATCGTATCCCTTCAGCCCGACCACAACGCCAAGAATCTGGATCCCCGAGCGCTCGCCGAAGGGGCTGGCGGCCGACTCAAAGCGGTTATGCCCAATAGGCCGCATTTACTCCTCATCCAAAGGCATCCCGGCATCCTTCAGGAACGGTTTCTCCAGGCCTTGAACCGATTTTCCGGTTTCATTCGTGTCGAACCGAACGCTCCGGTCTCTATCCCGGACCCGGCGCCGGATGCGATCCTGGATGGCGGCTCGATGGGCGGCGGAGCTTTTGCGGCCGCGATCCCGAACGATCCCTATCTTACCTGGGGGTATACCGATATCGAAGCGGATCAAGTGGCTTACTGGAGAGGGGAGGGGCCTGTGGTGGCGGTCATCGACACGGGCGTCGATTACAGGCATCCGGAACTGGCAGGGAGAGTGATCCCCGGCTATGATTTCCATAACGGGGATGCCGATCCTATGGATGACCACGGCCATGGGACACATGTCAGTGGTATTATCGCCGCTGCGGCGGACAACGGAGAGGGAAGCGCTGGAGTCATCGACAGCGTGAGGATTCTCGCCTACAAGGCTCTCGGGAGTGATGGTTCGGGTTCCACCTGGAACGTGATTCAGGCCATCTATGATGCCGCCGACCGGCCCGAGGTGCGCGTCATCAACTTGAGCCTCGGCACGTACATGGGGACCGTGATTTTTCACGATGCGGTCGATTATGCCGTTGACAAGGGGAAACTCCTGGTGGCGGCAGCAGGCAACAGCAACAGCACCGAAGCGAATTTCCCCGCTTTCTGGTCGCTTTATTCGGATGGGGTGATGGCTGTTGCAGCGAACGATCAGCGGGATTGCAGGGCTAGCTTTTCCAATTACGGCGAATATGTGACGATCTCCGCGCCGGGGGTGAGCATCTTTTCCACGTTGCCGGGGGGAGGCTATGGATCCTGGAGCGGGACCTCCATGGCGACGCCTTTTGTGGCGGCGGCTGCAGCCCGGCTTTTTGCCCAAAATCCGAACCTTACATATGGCGAGGCGGCGGAGATCCTCGAGGCGTTTTCGGATCGACTCCAGTTCGATGGTTCCTGCTGGCCCACCCTTCACCGCAATTTTGGAAATTTGAATCTCTTCCAAGCGCTTGCGGTGTGTCCGGGTGATCCCTCGGACAAGACCCCGCCCATGGTCGAGATCCTCTCTCCAACCTCCGAACCGAGTTGTCGCAGCGCAGAAAGCCCGGTGACGATCGCAGGCAGGGCGTCCGACGATTCAGGCATCGCCTATGTCACCTGGCAGAATGACCGGGGAGGCTCAGGGCCGGCAGAGGGTGGAGCGAACTGGTCCATCCCGGCCATGCAGCTTCAGGAGGGCGAAAACCAGATAACGGTCACTGCGTGGGACACCGCAAACAATCAGGGGAAAGCGATCATCCTGATTGTCTATGAACCCGATCCCTCCGTTTTGCGGACCATCGAAGTGCAGGTGGCGGATCGGTATATGGATTCACTCGAAAAGACCTATAACGGGATGACTTTGCCGACATTCGGAAGGCAATATGTTGGTGCGGGTTATATCAACGCTTTTCATTTCGATCGGCTTCCGATCCCCTTAGGCGCAAGCATCGTTTCGGCCAAATTGAAAATGTATTGCTGGGGATATGGGGATCGCAGCGTGGACCTCCTCTACCAGGGGGAGGCCGCGGATGACGCCTCTGCCTTTTCGGCGGTTTCCAGGGACTTGAGCGGCCGGCCGAAGACCTTGGCTTCGATCGCCGACCGGCCGGGTGTGTGGGTCAACGGGGCATACAATGAGAGCCCGGATCTGCAGAGTGTTGTACAGGAGATCGTTCAGCGGCCGGGCTGGCGAGAGGGTTCGGGGATGAATCTTTTCATCTCCGATCGGGGCAGTAACGCCTACAGGCGGGTTGCCGCATTCGAGCAGGACCCCGCGCAAGGGGCGCTTCTGACAGTGACGTACCGAATGACTGCTCTGCCTGAAGACGATGTGCCGCCGCAGATTCACATCACGGATCCGGTTATGCTCGGACCTCTGGTGACCCACCTGCTGCAGATCGATGTTTCCGGGACGGCCTGGGATAACGTGGGCGTCACCCGCGTGCACTGGTCGACGGACAAGGGGGTCTCGGGCCTAGCCGATGGGACGACGCACTGGCGCATCGACGCCATTCCTCTTCAGGAGGGTTTGAACACCATTGTGGTATGTGCCGATGACGCTGCAGGAAATGAAACCCCAAGGCTGATCGAGGTGTTTTCGGAGCCGGTGCCCGAGGGAGAACCTCAGACGATCCAGGTAGAGATCGGGACGGGTTCGGACGATGCCGGGGAAAAAACCTATAACGGCGCTGTCTCGACAATCGGGAAAACGATGTATATAGGCCAGGGGTGGATCAACGGCTTCCGGTTTGCATCGGTTCCCCTGCCGCCCGGGGCGGTGATCCGGGAGGCGTTTCTGCAGATTCCCTGCCGTCTTTATGGGACCAACCCCATCAGGATCAGGTACACCGGTGAGATGAGCGCACACTCCGACCCGTTCACGAGCGCTCCGCACGGCCTGAGTGCAAGGCCGAAGACGATGGCGGAGGTTCTCCATGAGCCGGGCGCTTGGGAGCAGAACGCATACAACGGGAGCGCAAACCTTTGCGCGATTGTCCAGGAGATCGTGAACGCACCAGACTGGCGGAGCGGCAATGCATTGGCCCTTTTTGCAGAGGATGCCGGGAGCGACCGCTGCCGAATGATTCCTTGCTTTGAGCTGGACCCGTCTCTGCCGATTATTCTCAGCATAACGTTTGTCCCATGA